In Bacteroidota bacterium, a genomic segment contains:
- a CDS encoding HmuY family protein: protein MPRLVLLLLLPLALTACAGQRAATSSEPLTYTVADIDARGVGGHFAFFSLRENRLVPVADSASTAWDLAFRSTTVLVNGGTSGPGMGGAVVLEDTNFAAVTEAPADEAFAADTGTDRTETAIPGGAGNGWYDYDFVSGIVSPRPVVLAVRTADGRYAKVEIQSYYLGAPALADLDPSKNFRYYTFRVLFQPDGSRRLEG, encoded by the coding sequence ATGCCCCGTCTCGTTCTGCTCCTGCTGCTTCCGCTCGCGCTTACGGCCTGCGCCGGGCAGCGCGCCGCGACCTCGTCCGAGCCGCTGACCTACACCGTCGCCGACATCGACGCTCGGGGCGTGGGCGGACACTTTGCGTTCTTCAGCCTGCGCGAGAACCGGCTCGTCCCGGTTGCCGACTCGGCCTCGACGGCGTGGGACCTTGCGTTCCGCTCGACGACCGTCCTCGTCAACGGCGGGACCTCGGGGCCAGGAATGGGCGGGGCCGTCGTGCTCGAAGACACGAACTTCGCCGCCGTCACCGAAGCACCCGCCGACGAGGCGTTCGCCGCGGACACGGGGACCGACCGAACCGAGACCGCCATTCCGGGCGGTGCGGGGAACGGGTGGTACGACTACGACTTCGTCTCGGGCATCGTGTCCCCGCGCCCCGTCGTGCTCGCCGTCCGCACCGCCGACGGGCGCTACGCGAAGGTCGAGATCCAGAGCTACTACCTCGGCGCACCTGCGCTCGCTGACCTCGACCCGTCCAAGAACTTCCGGTACTACACCTTCCGCGTCCTCTTTCAGCCCGACGGATCGCGGCGGCTGGAGGGATGA